In the genome of Polaribacter sp. MED152, one region contains:
- a CDS encoding helix-turn-helix transcriptional regulator: MGLTKTEIFTEQQNRIATIAKVLGHPARIAILEFLIKLESCVCGDLVKDIGLAQPTISQHLKELKKVGLIKGTIEGTSVCYCIHEENWEEISVLLGAFLNKKSKGTCC, translated from the coding sequence ATGGGTTTAACTAAGACAGAAATATTTACAGAACAGCAAAATAGAATTGCTACAATAGCTAAAGTATTAGGTCATCCTGCAAGAATAGCCATTTTAGAATTTTTAATAAAATTAGAAAGTTGTGTTTGTGGAGACCTTGTAAAAGATATTGGTTTAGCACAACCAACAATTTCGCAACACCTAAAAGAACTTAAAAAAGTAGGATTAATTAAAGGTACTATAGAAGGTACCAGCGTTTGCTATTGTATTCATGAGGAAAACTGGGAAGAAATTAGTGTTTTATTAGGCGCATTTTTAAATAAAAAATCAAAAGGCACTTGCTGCTAA
- the yaaA gene encoding peroxide stress protein YaaA codes for MKIIISPAKSLDFESKVETSLHTQPQFLEQSEKLNKKLKTLSKNKLSSLMSISNDLASLNYERNQEWQTPFTTDNAKQAIYAFTGAVFQGIDVTTLPEEKLPLLQENLRILSGLYGLLKPLDLIQPYRLEMGTKLKVSRKDNLYKFWDDTLAKALNEELQDDELLINLASSEYFKVIPKKVLKVPMVTPVFKDFKNGQYKTIMTYAKKARGLMVRYIIDHNVKTIEELKNFDVENYRFSETMSSEHEIVFTR; via the coding sequence ATGAAAATTATAATATCGCCAGCAAAATCTTTGGATTTTGAGAGTAAAGTTGAAACTAGTTTACACACACAACCACAATTTTTAGAGCAGTCTGAAAAGTTGAATAAAAAACTAAAAACATTATCTAAAAACAAACTTTCTAGTTTAATGTCTATTTCTAATGATTTAGCTTCTTTAAATTATGAGAGAAATCAAGAATGGCAAACGCCATTTACTACAGATAATGCAAAACAAGCAATTTATGCGTTTACTGGTGCTGTTTTTCAAGGAATTGATGTAACCACTTTACCAGAAGAAAAATTACCACTTTTACAAGAGAATTTAAGAATCTTGTCTGGATTATATGGCTTATTAAAACCTTTAGATTTAATTCAGCCTTATCGTTTAGAAATGGGAACAAAATTAAAAGTAAGTAGAAAAGACAATCTTTATAAGTTTTGGGATGACACTTTAGCAAAAGCATTAAATGAAGAGTTGCAAGATGATGAATTACTAATAAACTTAGCGAGCTCAGAATACTTTAAAGTGATTCCTAAAAAGGTATTGAAAGTACCAATGGTTACTCCTGTTTTTAAAGATTTTAAAAATGGGCAATATAAAACGATCATGACTTATGCTAAGAAAGCAAGAGGCTTAATGGTACGCTATATTATAGACCATAATGTTAAAACGATAGAAGAACTTAAAAACTTTGATGTAGAGAATTATCGTTTTTCTGAAACGATGTCATCAGAGCATGAAATTGTGTTTACCCGTTAA
- a CDS encoding M14 family metallopeptidase, giving the protein MNKFLLKTLLVSAFIFIVSCNKSSKETTDFTTLFEKSKGTETPEYKDVIGYYTNLADAYEQISLFSFGQTDSGEPLHLVVYDRNGIYNIDEIKSSSKNRILINNGIHPGESDGIDASMILLRDIVQNDSLQKKYQNSIICVIPVYNVGGSLNRNSHTRANQNGPLEYGFRGNARNYDLNRDFIKQDTKNAAAFAEIFHTVNPDVFIDNHVSNGADYQYAITHLFTQHNKLGGSLGSFLQNKMRPGLEQSLAQKDIIITPYVNVWGNTPEVGFSQFFDSPRYSTGYTTLFNTLGLMVETHMLKPYKIRVEQTYELLFSAFDFTEENSAKIKELRAKATEEILAKKSYPIQYAVDREKYRTLKFKGYEGSYIESKVTNGKRLFYDKNKPFEKDTKYFDEFKVTKEIEIPVAYILPKGWHDIVARLDNNLIEYTSFSKDTTISVTVNHVKDFKSRNAPYEGHYLHYNTEVFSSSKEVTFKKGDLYIPTNQNGVRYLLETMEAEATDSFFNWNFFDTVLQKKEGYSAYVFEDVAEQILKDNEFLKNEFENKLKEDKDFEKNPRKQLDFIYKNSPYYEKAHLMLPVFKVY; this is encoded by the coding sequence ATGAATAAATTTTTATTGAAAACCCTATTGGTTTCTGCCTTTATTTTTATTGTTTCTTGCAATAAATCATCTAAAGAAACTACAGATTTTACCACACTTTTCGAAAAATCTAAAGGTACAGAAACACCAGAGTACAAAGATGTAATTGGGTATTATACCAATTTAGCTGATGCTTACGAACAAATTTCATTGTTCAGTTTTGGACAAACAGATTCTGGAGAACCATTGCATTTAGTAGTTTATGATAGAAATGGAATTTATAATATTGATGAAATTAAAAGTTCATCAAAAAATAGAATTTTAATTAATAATGGAATTCATCCTGGAGAATCAGATGGAATTGATGCTTCTATGATTTTGTTAAGAGATATTGTTCAAAACGATTCTTTACAGAAAAAGTATCAAAATTCTATCATTTGTGTTATCCCTGTTTATAATGTAGGTGGTTCTTTAAATAGAAATTCGCACACTAGAGCCAATCAAAATGGACCATTAGAATATGGTTTTAGAGGAAATGCTAGAAACTACGATTTAAATCGCGATTTTATTAAACAAGACACAAAAAATGCTGCAGCTTTCGCCGAGATTTTTCATACGGTAAATCCAGATGTTTTTATAGATAATCATGTTAGTAATGGTGCAGACTATCAATATGCAATTACGCATCTCTTTACGCAGCATAATAAATTAGGGGGTAGTTTAGGTTCTTTTTTACAGAATAAAATGAGGCCTGGTTTAGAACAATCACTGGCACAAAAAGATATTATCATAACACCATATGTAAATGTTTGGGGCAATACTCCAGAAGTAGGTTTTTCTCAATTTTTTGATTCACCTAGATATTCTACAGGTTATACAACCCTGTTTAATACTTTAGGATTAATGGTAGAAACACACATGCTTAAACCTTATAAAATTAGAGTGGAGCAAACGTATGAATTACTATTTTCTGCTTTTGATTTTACGGAAGAGAATTCAGCTAAAATTAAGGAATTAAGAGCAAAAGCAACTGAAGAAATTTTAGCAAAGAAAAGTTATCCTATTCAATATGCTGTAGATAGAGAAAAATACAGAACTTTAAAGTTTAAAGGATATGAAGGTAGTTATATAGAAAGTAAAGTTACCAATGGTAAAAGATTGTTTTATGACAAAAACAAGCCATTTGAAAAAGACACTAAGTATTTTGATGAATTTAAAGTAACCAAAGAAATAGAAATTCCTGTTGCTTATATTTTACCTAAAGGATGGCATGACATTGTTGCTAGACTAGATAATAATTTAATTGAATATACTAGTTTTAGTAAGGACACTACAATTTCAGTAACCGTAAATCATGTAAAAGATTTTAAATCTAGAAATGCGCCTTATGAAGGGCATTATTTGCATTACAATACAGAAGTTTTTAGTTCATCAAAAGAAGTTACCTTTAAAAAAGGAGATTTATACATACCAACCAATCAAAATGGAGTGCGTTATTTGCTGGAAACTATGGAGGCTGAAGCTACAGATTCATTCTTCAATTGGAATTTCTTTGATACAGTTTTACAAAAAAAAGAGGGCTATTCTGCTTATGTTTTTGAAGATGTTGCAGAACAAATTTTAAAAGACAATGAGTTTTTGAAAAATGAGTTCGAAAATAAGTTAAAAGAGGATAAGGATTTTGAGAAAAACCCTAGAAAACAGTTGGATTTTATTTATAAAAATTCTCCTTATTACGAAAAAGCGCATTTAATGTTACCTGTATTCAAAGTTTATTAA
- a CDS encoding DUF2914 domain-containing protein, with product MKKIYFKYKESKFHKYVRTHKKYAPLLFFIAGFTWDSLTLGRIDRMYDLVVLSSHMVLLTLSLYLYNLSENEKPLLKIPAKYAVYLPLAIQFFLGGLSSAYVIYFARSVSLSKTAVFFFLLLLLFIANEFLRKRISNKYLQFGFYFFVNFIFLSCFIPIILKKMNSEIFYLSGFISLIFTLVLVYLVYKSSQTARVEIVRYKMITLILSIYFLINACYYFKLIPPVPLALDKGLIAYDIKIKNDKYLVTYEIDDWLYFWRDHKTDFNKSKREPVYVFTSVFAPTDLEKKIFHRWMWFNKTADDWQVMDEIGFNITGGRDNGYRGYSYKNNVLDGKWKVEVVTEGNLVLGVVDFNINLQKNNDNSKLVTKEF from the coding sequence ATGAAAAAGATATATTTTAAATACAAAGAAAGCAAGTTTCATAAATACGTAAGAACACATAAAAAATATGCTCCTCTCTTATTTTTTATAGCTGGTTTTACATGGGATTCTTTAACCTTAGGAAGAATAGACAGAATGTATGATTTGGTTGTACTTTCATCTCACATGGTTTTGCTAACACTCTCTCTTTACTTATATAACTTATCAGAAAACGAAAAACCTTTGCTGAAAATTCCGGCTAAATATGCTGTTTATTTGCCATTGGCTATTCAGTTTTTTTTAGGAGGATTATCTAGTGCTTACGTAATTTATTTTGCCAGAAGTGTTTCTTTATCTAAAACTGCTGTATTCTTCTTTTTATTACTACTCTTATTTATTGCGAATGAATTTTTAAGAAAAAGAATATCGAATAAGTATTTACAATTTGGATTTTACTTTTTCGTAAATTTTATATTTCTAAGCTGTTTTATACCCATTATTTTAAAAAAAATGAATTCTGAAATATTTTATTTATCAGGATTTATAAGTTTAATTTTTACACTAGTTTTAGTGTATTTGGTTTACAAATCAAGTCAAACTGCAAGAGTAGAAATAGTAAGATATAAAATGATAACGCTCATTTTAAGTATTTACTTTTTAATTAATGCCTGTTATTATTTTAAATTAATTCCACCTGTGCCATTGGCATTAGATAAAGGACTAATTGCTTATGATATAAAGATTAAAAACGATAAATATTTGGTGACTTATGAAATAGACGATTGGCTCTATTTTTGGAGAGATCATAAAACCGATTTTAATAAATCTAAAAGAGAGCCTGTTTATGTTTTTACATCAGTTTTTGCACCAACAGATTTAGAGAAAAAAATATTTCATAGATGGATGTGGTTTAATAAAACTGCAGATGATTGGCAAGTGATGGATGAAATTGGTTTTAATATTACAGGGGGCAGAGACAATGGGTATAGAGGTTACAGTTATAAAAATAATGTTCTAGATGGTAAGTGGAAAGTAGAGGTGGTTACTGAGGGAAATCTGGTATTAGGTGTTGTAGATTTTAATATTAATCTTCAAAAAAATAATGATAACTCTAAATTAGTGACTAAAGAGTTTTAA
- the coaD gene encoding pantetheine-phosphate adenylyltransferase has protein sequence MKKAVFPGSFDPITLGHFDIIERGVKLFDELIIAIGINADKKYMFSLEERKSFIEETFKNEPKIKVVTYQGLTVNFCKEQNAEFILRGLRNPADFEFEKAIAHTNRKLSEIETVFLLTSSGKSYISSSIVRDVIRNNGDYTGLVPDAVRVKK, from the coding sequence ATGAAAAAAGCAGTTTTTCCAGGTTCTTTTGATCCTATTACACTTGGCCATTTTGATATTATTGAAAGAGGTGTAAAACTTTTTGATGAACTAATTATTGCTATTGGTATAAATGCCGATAAAAAATACATGTTCAGTTTAGAAGAGCGTAAAAGTTTTATTGAAGAGACATTTAAGAACGAACCAAAAATTAAAGTAGTTACCTATCAAGGTTTAACAGTAAACTTTTGTAAAGAACAGAATGCCGAATTTATTTTAAGAGGATTAAGAAATCCTGCTGATTTTGAGTTTGAAAAAGCCATAGCACATACTAATAGAAAATTATCGGAAATAGAAACTGTATTCTTACTAACTTCTTCAGGTAAGAGTTATATATCATCATCTATTGTGAGAGATGTTATCAGAAATAATGGAGATTATACAGGTTTAGTGCCTGATGCAGTTAGAGTTAAAAAATAA
- a CDS encoding lactonase family protein, with product MKKIVLFALILVCINCKTTNIESSELTTFFVGTYTSGESKGIYKYAINKDGILQKIGLATETNNPSYLAKSNDGKTLVAVDETDDEGTGFVKSYRIENDSLIYLSTSKTGGAHPCFVTINSDNEVLVANYTGGNIAAYKIDNQNGLTNLLAVQQHFGKGTTARQEAPHAHSAYFHPSKNEIITADLGTNELWFSTYNDSEKSFEFTKQEKIKMADGAGPRHIAFHPSKNWFYTINELNNKVSLIVENENKYSLKNTFSILPEDFKGNSYAADIHISADGKFLYASNRGHNSIAIFEIDPLNGNLQILDFESTKGNWPRNFALSPDGDFLLVANEKSSNIVSFKRNKKNGKLSFISEIKAPNPVCILF from the coding sequence ATGAAAAAAATAGTGCTGTTCGCTTTAATATTAGTTTGTATAAATTGTAAAACTACCAATATAGAATCTTCGGAATTAACCACTTTTTTTGTGGGAACATATACTTCTGGAGAAAGTAAGGGCATTTATAAATATGCCATCAACAAAGATGGGATTTTACAAAAAATAGGTTTAGCTACAGAAACCAACAATCCATCTTATTTGGCAAAATCTAATGATGGTAAAACCTTAGTAGCAGTAGATGAAACAGATGATGAAGGTACAGGTTTTGTAAAATCATATCGTATTGAAAACGATTCATTAATTTATTTAAGTACTTCAAAAACAGGTGGTGCACATCCTTGTTTTGTAACTATAAATTCAGATAATGAAGTTCTTGTAGCGAATTATACAGGAGGTAATATTGCAGCTTATAAAATTGATAATCAAAATGGATTAACCAATTTGTTGGCAGTACAACAACATTTTGGTAAAGGAACCACTGCAAGACAAGAAGCACCTCATGCACATTCAGCATATTTTCATCCTTCTAAGAATGAAATTATTACTGCAGATTTAGGAACCAATGAATTGTGGTTTTCTACCTATAATGATTCCGAAAAATCCTTTGAATTTACAAAACAGGAAAAAATTAAAATGGCAGATGGAGCAGGTCCAAGGCATATTGCTTTTCATCCAAGCAAAAATTGGTTTTATACCATAAACGAACTGAACAACAAAGTTTCTTTAATTGTAGAAAATGAAAACAAGTATAGTTTAAAAAATACTTTTTCAATATTGCCTGAAGATTTTAAAGGAAATAGCTATGCTGCAGATATTCATATCTCTGCTGATGGTAAATTTTTGTATGCTTCAAATCGTGGACATAATTCAATTGCTATTTTTGAAATTGATCCTCTAAATGGAAATTTACAAATTCTGGATTTTGAGAGTACAAAAGGTAATTGGCCTAGAAATTTTGCTCTTTCTCCAGATGGAGATTTTCTTCTTGTAGCCAATGAAAAATCGAGTAATATAGTTTCATTCAAACGAAATAAAAAGAATGGTAAATTAAGTTTTATTTCTGAAATTAAAGCACCAAACCCAGTTTGTATTTTGTTTTAA
- a CDS encoding RluA family pseudouridine synthase, which translates to MEENQNLESENDDLYEHYKFVAADGQEPLRVDKFLMNFIENATRNKVQQAAKAGNVLVNDIAVKSNHKVKPKDVVRVVLAYPPAENLLVAEDIPLDIIYEDDAVIVVNKPAGMVVHPGHGNYSGTLVNGLIHHIENLPTNSNERPGLVHRIDKDTSGLLVVAKTEFAMAHLSKQFFDRTTERLYYALVWGNIEEDEGRIEGNIGRSLKNRLQMAVFPDGDFGKHAVTHFKVLERLTYVTLVQCKLETGRTHQIRAHFKHIGHTLFNDERYGGDEILKGTTFTKYKQFVQNCFKVLPRQALHAKTLGFTHPTTGEFLSFNSEIPDDISECLEKWRTYSEHSKEEIE; encoded by the coding sequence TTGGAAGAAAACCAAAATTTAGAATCAGAAAACGACGATTTATACGAACATTATAAATTTGTTGCGGCAGATGGACAAGAGCCTTTAAGAGTAGATAAATTTTTAATGAATTTTATTGAAAATGCTACTCGTAATAAGGTGCAACAGGCTGCAAAAGCAGGTAATGTTTTGGTGAATGATATTGCTGTAAAATCAAATCATAAGGTGAAGCCAAAAGATGTTGTTCGTGTAGTTTTGGCTTATCCTCCTGCAGAAAACTTATTGGTTGCAGAAGATATTCCCTTAGATATTATTTATGAAGATGATGCTGTAATTGTAGTCAATAAACCTGCAGGTATGGTTGTGCATCCAGGCCATGGAAATTATTCTGGAACACTAGTAAATGGTTTAATTCATCATATAGAAAATTTACCAACCAATTCTAATGAAAGACCTGGTTTGGTGCACAGAATAGACAAAGATACTAGTGGGTTATTAGTTGTTGCAAAAACTGAATTTGCAATGGCTCATTTATCTAAACAATTTTTTGACAGAACTACAGAGCGTTTGTATTACGCTTTAGTTTGGGGAAATATTGAAGAAGATGAAGGTAGAATTGAAGGTAATATTGGCAGAAGCTTAAAAAACCGTTTGCAAATGGCTGTTTTTCCTGATGGAGATTTTGGCAAGCATGCAGTAACTCACTTTAAGGTTTTGGAGCGTTTAACCTATGTAACTTTAGTACAATGTAAGTTAGAAACTGGAAGAACACATCAAATTAGAGCGCATTTTAAGCATATTGGTCATACATTATTTAATGATGAAAGATATGGAGGAGATGAAATTTTAAAAGGTACAACGTTCACCAAATACAAGCAATTTGTTCAAAACTGCTTTAAAGTTTTACCAAGGCAAGCCTTACATGCAAAAACATTGGGCTTTACACACCCAACAACTGGAGAATTTTTGAGTTTCAATTCTGAAATTCCTGATGATATTAGTGAATGTTTAGAAAAGTGGAGAACATACAGTGAACATTCTAAAGAGGAAATTGAGTAA
- a CDS encoding DUF6428 family protein, which translates to MKLSEIKTHLKQLKTIGFQLPNGELVAPHFHVTEVGRVKKDFIDCGGKVRSEAVINFQLWEERDYDHRLHPDKLLNIIELSEKIFEFDDLEIEVEYQGKDTIGKYNLDFDGTNFLLTSKLTACLALDACGIPAEKPRIKISDLQNNSCAPGSGCC; encoded by the coding sequence ATGAAATTATCAGAAATAAAAACACATTTAAAACAATTAAAAACTATTGGTTTTCAATTACCAAATGGTGAATTGGTAGCTCCTCATTTCCACGTAACCGAAGTTGGTAGAGTTAAAAAAGACTTTATAGATTGTGGAGGAAAAGTAAGAAGCGAAGCTGTAATTAATTTTCAATTATGGGAAGAGCGAGATTATGATCATAGGTTACACCCAGATAAATTATTAAATATTATCGAACTCTCTGAAAAGATTTTTGAATTTGATGATTTGGAAATTGAAGTAGAATATCAAGGTAAAGATACTATTGGCAAATATAATTTAGATTTTGATGGGACTAACTTTTTACTAACTTCTAAATTAACGGCTTGTTTAGCATTAGATGCCTGTGGTATTCCTGCAGAAAAGCCAAGAATTAAAATATCTGATTTGCAGAACAATTCCTGTGCTCCAGGTTCTGGTTGTTGTTAA
- a CDS encoding D-alanine--D-alanine ligase, whose product MKKNIAIIMGGYSSEADISIKSGNVVFQNLDTNKYNVFRVHILKDKWVVLDESNAEYQINKDDFSCVINQNHIKFDCVFNAIHGNPGENGMILSYLELLNIPHTSAPFYQMALTFNKRDTLSVVKEYGIKTAKSIYLNKGDVINTKEIKEKVGLPCFIKPNNAGSSYGISKAYSEEEIFHGILKAYNEDSAILIESFLEGTEVSVGVIEYENEIKVLPITEIVSENDFFDYEAKYEGKSQEITPARITEQQQKRVEEVAQNVYKCLNMSGFSRAEYIFVNNEPYFLEINTVPGLTEESILPQQAKEAGISLAQLFDNAIQMALN is encoded by the coding sequence ATGAAAAAAAATATTGCCATTATTATGGGTGGTTATTCATCTGAAGCAGATATTTCCATAAAAAGCGGAAACGTAGTATTTCAAAATTTAGATACAAATAAATACAATGTTTTTAGAGTACATATTTTAAAGGATAAATGGGTAGTTTTAGATGAATCTAATGCAGAATACCAAATTAATAAAGATGATTTTTCTTGCGTTATAAATCAGAATCACATAAAATTTGATTGTGTGTTTAATGCAATACATGGTAATCCTGGAGAAAATGGAATGATTTTAAGCTACTTAGAATTGCTTAATATTCCTCATACATCAGCTCCTTTTTATCAAATGGCACTCACGTTTAACAAAAGAGACACCTTAAGTGTTGTAAAAGAATATGGTATTAAAACTGCAAAATCTATCTATTTAAATAAGGGTGATGTTATTAATACTAAAGAAATAAAAGAGAAAGTAGGCTTACCTTGTTTTATAAAACCTAACAATGCAGGTTCTAGTTATGGTATATCTAAAGCATATTCAGAAGAAGAGATTTTTCATGGAATTTTAAAGGCGTATAATGAGGATTCAGCTATTTTAATTGAATCTTTTTTAGAGGGTACAGAGGTTTCTGTAGGTGTTATTGAGTATGAAAATGAAATAAAAGTTTTACCGATTACTGAAATAGTTTCTGAAAATGATTTCTTTGATTATGAAGCTAAATATGAAGGTAAATCGCAAGAAATTACACCTGCAAGAATTACAGAACAACAACAAAAAAGGGTAGAAGAGGTAGCCCAAAATGTGTATAAATGTTTAAATATGTCTGGCTTTTCTAGAGCAGAATATATCTTTGTTAATAATGAGCCATATTTCTTAGAAATAAATACAGTGCCAGGTTTAACCGAAGAAAGTATATTGCCTCAACAAGCTAAAGAGGCTGGCATTTCTTTAGCACAACTTTTTGATAACGCTATTCAAATGGCATTAAATTAA
- a CDS encoding PASTA domain-containing protein: MTISEAERKLNELNLDYKVIDSASYNPEYPKRSVIEQSPSGGDFVKENRKIYLTLNPSKYRDITIPDLNGRTKRQAISELRAIGFVVGTEYTYVKDIGKDVVRGLRHNGKIINPNDKLPKNSLIELVLGDGNR; the protein is encoded by the coding sequence ATGACAATTAGTGAAGCTGAAAGAAAGTTAAACGAGCTAAATTTAGATTACAAGGTAATTGATAGTGCAAGTTATAACCCAGAATACCCAAAAAGATCGGTAATTGAACAAAGCCCTTCAGGAGGTGATTTTGTAAAAGAAAACAGAAAAATATACTTAACGTTAAATCCTTCTAAATACAGAGATATTACCATTCCTGATTTAAATGGAAGAACCAAAAGACAGGCAATTTCTGAACTACGAGCAATTGGTTTTGTTGTAGGTACAGAATACACCTACGTAAAAGATATTGGTAAAGATGTGGTTAGAGGATTAAGACATAATGGTAAAATTATAAATCCGAATGATAAATTGCCAAAAAACTCTCTAATTGAGTTGGTTTTAGGTGATGGAAATAGATAG
- a CDS encoding low molecular weight phosphatase family protein, whose protein sequence is MNAQIENVIQNLNTDTLSSERKAVLQPLIDFISEKKSENKPIRINFICTHNSRRSHLGQIWAQTMANYFTIDNVTTYSGGTETTAMFPKVGETLVNQGFKLQKLSETENPVYAIQFDDNSHPVIAFSKKYSDDFNPSSEFAAIMTCSHADGNCPFIAGAEKRIPITYEDPKLFDNTDQQDEKYAERSLQIATEMKYVFSNI, encoded by the coding sequence ATGAATGCTCAAATTGAAAATGTAATCCAAAACCTAAATACTGATACCTTATCATCAGAAAGAAAAGCCGTTTTACAACCTCTAATTGATTTTATATCAGAAAAGAAATCAGAGAACAAACCAATTCGAATCAATTTTATTTGTACTCACAATTCTAGACGAAGTCATTTAGGGCAAATCTGGGCACAAACTATGGCAAACTATTTTACTATAGATAATGTTACTACATATTCAGGAGGAACAGAAACTACTGCCATGTTTCCAAAAGTGGGTGAAACTTTAGTAAATCAAGGATTTAAGTTGCAGAAATTGTCTGAAACAGAAAATCCTGTGTACGCTATTCAGTTTGATGATAATTCACATCCTGTAATTGCTTTTTCTAAAAAGTATAGTGATGATTTTAATCCTTCATCTGAGTTTGCAGCAATTATGACTTGTTCACATGCAGATGGAAATTGCCCATTTATTGCTGGTGCAGAAAAGAGAATTCCTATTACTTATGAAGATCCGAAATTGTTTGACAATACAGATCAACAGGATGAAAAATATGCTGAAAGAAGTTTGCAAATAGCAACAGAAATGAAATACGTTTTTTCTAACATTTAA
- a CDS encoding T9SS type A sorting domain-containing protein: MFRVLFLLLLFTATTPNFKAQVVLNADGAGNTYELINSVMAPNYNVVEVPDCGHTSFGRHIDEIFDSELNKHVFRFFAHTSEDNDRCKTFDRQRTEIKSYDKSPDNLIGLEGERVIYKWKMKISSDFQVSPNFTHLHQIKSVGGDFASIPMFTLTARKATPDRLELRYTSTNDQNTIKTADLDLLRGNWVSITVDLTYGTNSNYEIEIKNTATDAVILYYQNSNLDNWQAGAEFARPKWGIYRSLNNAQDLKDEAVLFADFSIEETSPLSIDKVNLVNNAINIYPNPSENFITIENSNISFDGFTIYSVLGKTILEKQNYTSNKIDISSIPKGNYFIMFKKEGKVVSRNNVLVH; encoded by the coding sequence ATGTTTAGAGTCCTTTTTTTACTACTTCTTTTTACTGCTACAACTCCAAATTTTAAAGCTCAAGTGGTTTTAAATGCAGATGGTGCAGGAAATACTTATGAGTTGATTAACTCAGTTATGGCTCCAAATTACAATGTTGTTGAAGTTCCAGATTGTGGTCATACCTCCTTTGGAAGACATATAGATGAAATTTTTGATTCAGAATTAAACAAGCATGTTTTTCGCTTTTTTGCACATACTTCAGAAGATAATGATAGGTGTAAAACCTTTGACAGGCAACGAACTGAAATTAAATCTTATGATAAAAGTCCTGATAATCTAATAGGCTTAGAAGGAGAACGTGTCATCTATAAATGGAAAATGAAGATTAGTTCTGATTTTCAAGTTTCGCCTAATTTTACCCATTTACATCAAATAAAATCGGTTGGAGGTGATTTTGCATCAATCCCTATGTTTACGTTAACTGCAAGGAAAGCCACTCCAGATCGATTGGAATTAAGATATACAAGTACCAACGACCAAAATACTATAAAAACAGCAGATCTTGATTTGTTGCGTGGCAACTGGGTATCAATAACAGTTGATTTAACTTATGGCACAAATAGCAACTACGAAATTGAGATTAAAAATACAGCAACTGATGCTGTTATTCTATACTATCAAAACTCTAACTTAGATAATTGGCAAGCAGGAGCTGAATTTGCAAGACCAAAATGGGGCATTTATAGAAGTTTGAATAATGCACAAGATTTAAAAGATGAAGCTGTTCTTTTTGCCGACTTTAGTATTGAGGAAACTTCACCTCTATCTATAGATAAAGTTAATCTAGTAAATAATGCAATCAATATATACCCAAATCCTTCAGAGAATTTTATAACTATTGAAAACAGTAATATTAGTTTTGATGGATTCACCATTTACTCTGTTCTAGGAAAAACAATTCTAGAAAAGCAAAACTATACTTCTAACAAAATAGATATTTCTTCAATTCCAAAAGGGAATTACTTTATTATGTTTAAGAAAGAAGGTAAAGTTGTAAGCAGAAATAATGTTTTAGTACATTAA